From the genome of Haloarcula taiwanensis:
CTTCTCTCGGAGTTTCTCGCGTTCGGCTTCCTTATCGAAGTCGCTCATACCCGTCACAACGCCGCGGGGCTGAAAACCGTTTACGGGTGATACTGGCTGAACGATGCGCGGCGGAATCGGGGTTTCGACACGTTTAACGTTCGCGCCCGAGCCTTTTCGAATGGTATGACAAAGGTAAGCGTAGTCGGCGCAGCCGGTACGGTCGGCGCAGCCGCAGGGTACAACATCGCGCTCCGCGACATCGCTGATGAAGTCGTTTTCGTGGACATCCCCGATAAGGAGGACGACACGGTCGGGCAGGCAGCTGACACGAACCACGGCATCGCCTACGACTCGAACACGCGCGTCCGCCAGGGCGGCTACGAGGACACCGCTGGCTCCGATGTGGTCGTCATCACGGCCGGCATCCCGCGCCAGCCCGGTCAGACCCGCATTGACCTCGCCGGCGACAATGCGCCTATCATGGAGGACATCCAGTCCTCACTGGACGAGCACAACGACGACTACATCTCGCTGACCACCTCGAACCCCGTCGACCTGCTCAACCGCCACCTCTACGAGGCCGGCGACCGCTCTCGCGAGCAGGTCATCGGTTTCGGCGGCCGCCTCGACTCCGCGCGGTTCCGCTACGTACTGAGCGAGGAGTTCGACGCACCAGTGCAGAACGTCGAAGGGACGATTCTCGGGGAACACGGCGACGCGCAGGTCCCCGTATTCTCGAAAGTCCGCGTCGACGGGACTGACCCCGAGTTCAGCGACGACGAGAAAGAGCAGTTGCTCGGCGACCTGCAGGAGTCGGCGATGGACGTCATCGAGCGCAAAGGCGCGACCGAGTGGGGACCAGCCCGCGGCGTCGCACACATGGTCGAAGCCATCCTCCATGACACCGGGGAAGTGCTGCCGGCCTCGGTCAAGCTGGAGGGCGAGTTCGGGCACGAAGACACTGCTTTCGGCGTCCCGGTCCGTCTCGGGAGCAACGGCGTCGAGGAAATCGTCGAGTGGGACCTCGACGACTACGAGCAGGACCTGATGGCAGACGCTGCAGAGAAGCTCTCCGAACAGTACGACAAAATCTCGTAACCCGGTCGAGCGGTACTGCGAGCGTTCGGGACTGACGCCCTCCCGGACTGCCTTTTTCCGCTATCGCCGTAAGAGACGCAGCTGTAACTGCGAATCGGCCGTTTGCCGGTCCACGATTGTTACGCGGGGTCGTCTTGGTCGTCAAGCAAATCGCCGTCGCGCCCGTCGTCGTCGATATCAGCACCGAGGAGTGACGCCCACTCTTCGAGGTGTGACTCCGATGTCGAGAGTTCTCGGTGGCTCATGGCGTTATCGG
Proteins encoded in this window:
- a CDS encoding malate dehydrogenase, which encodes MTKVSVVGAAGTVGAAAGYNIALRDIADEVVFVDIPDKEDDTVGQAADTNHGIAYDSNTRVRQGGYEDTAGSDVVVITAGIPRQPGQTRIDLAGDNAPIMEDIQSSLDEHNDDYISLTTSNPVDLLNRHLYEAGDRSREQVIGFGGRLDSARFRYVLSEEFDAPVQNVEGTILGEHGDAQVPVFSKVRVDGTDPEFSDDEKEQLLGDLQESAMDVIERKGATEWGPARGVAHMVEAILHDTGEVLPASVKLEGEFGHEDTAFGVPVRLGSNGVEEIVEWDLDDYEQDLMADAAEKLSEQYDKIS